A single Cryomorphaceae bacterium DNA region contains:
- a CDS encoding DUF2480 family protein, whose protein sequence is MAEEIVNKVAESSLHPVNLEEYYPAGPRISIDLKDWLYEGIILREKDFRQAVKDHDFGQYQDAYVSIHCSEDAIIPTWAYMLMTTSLQPYAKKVVVGSQEQLESVLFQQIIADLDLEPFRDQRIILKGCGDLPIPNDAFAAFVQKVQPVAKSIMFGEPCSTVPVFKKPR, encoded by the coding sequence ATGGCTGAAGAAATCGTCAATAAGGTTGCGGAAAGTTCCCTTCACCCAGTGAATCTGGAGGAGTATTACCCTGCCGGGCCTCGCATTTCTATTGACCTTAAAGATTGGCTTTACGAAGGAATCATCCTCCGTGAGAAAGACTTCCGCCAAGCTGTAAAGGACCACGACTTCGGTCAATACCAAGACGCCTACGTCTCCATTCACTGTTCCGAAGACGCCATCATACCCACATGGGCTTACATGCTCATGACCACGTCCTTGCAACCCTATGCCAAGAAGGTGGTGGTCGGCAGCCAAGAGCAACTCGAGTCAGTGCTCTTCCAACAAATCATTGCTGACTTAGACCTCGAGCCTTTCCGAGATCAACGCATTATTCTCAAAGGATGTGGCGACTTGCCCATACCGAATGACGCTTTTGCTGCCTTCGTTCAAAAGGTGCAACCCGTGGCTAAAAGCATCATGTTTGGAGAGCCCTGTTCCACGGTTCCCGTCTTCAAAAAACCCCGCTAA
- a CDS encoding DUF59 domain-containing protein: MLLNEEQQQKLGEDVIRVVSTIYDPEIPVNIYELGLIYDVQVSDEGDIHILMTLTSPNCPVAESLPVEVEEKVKTLKEVKTSKVEITFEPAWDKDMMSEEAKLELGFL; this comes from the coding sequence ATGTTGCTGAACGAAGAACAACAACAGAAGCTAGGAGAAGATGTCATCCGGGTAGTATCTACTATTTACGATCCGGAAATCCCGGTAAACATATACGAGCTCGGACTTATCTATGATGTTCAGGTCAGTGACGAAGGCGACATTCACATCCTCATGACTTTGACTTCTCCGAACTGTCCGGTGGCAGAAAGCTTGCCTGTCGAGGTTGAGGAGAAAGTCAAAACTTTGAAAGAAGTGAAGACCAGCAAGGTCGAGATTACCTTTGAGCCTGCTTGGGACAAAGACATGATGAGCGAAGAAGCGAAACTGGAACTGGGATTCTTGTAA
- a CDS encoding SufE family protein, with the protein MTIEEKQAEIVDEFALFDDWLQKYDYLIELGKSLPMIEEKYKTDDRIIKGCQSRVWLNAETNDGAIRFTADSDAIITKGIISLLIQVLSDESPEEILNADLHFIDEIGLKEHLSPTRANGLLAMVKQMKFYALAYQSKAN; encoded by the coding sequence ATGACCATCGAAGAAAAACAAGCGGAAATCGTCGACGAGTTCGCTCTGTTCGATGATTGGTTGCAGAAGTACGACTACCTGATCGAACTCGGTAAGTCTCTGCCCATGATTGAGGAGAAGTACAAAACAGACGACCGCATCATCAAAGGCTGCCAAAGTCGCGTTTGGTTAAATGCCGAAACCAATGACGGCGCCATTCGCTTCACGGCCGATAGCGACGCCATCATTACCAAGGGAATCATTTCCCTGCTCATTCAGGTACTTTCCGATGAGTCTCCAGAAGAAATTCTGAATGCCGATTTGCACTTCATCGATGAGATTGGGCTGAAAGAGCACCTCTCACCTACCCGCGCAAATGGTTTATTGGCCATGGTCAAGCAAATGAAATTCTACGCCTTAGCGTACCAAAGCAAAGCCAACTGA
- a CDS encoding cysteine desulfurase yields MSTETLDMEKIREDFPILSEEVHGQPLVYFDNAATSQKPTPVIEAITRYYTQINSNIHRGVHTLSQKATDAFEETREKVRKHINAEHAHEIIFTKGTTDGINLVASSFGQHFIGEGEEVIITNMEHHSNIVPWQLICAQRGARLKIVPISDKGELDLETFRKMLNKNTALVAVNHISNSLGTINPVKEITEAAHEVGAAVLIDGAQSAPHMPIDVQDIGADFYTFSAHKMCGPTGLGVLYGREEWLEKMPPYQGGGEMIKEVFLDHSTWADLPHKFEAGTPNISEVVAFGTALDYLNEIGWEAIEAQERDLLEYGTARLSEIEGLKIYGEADQKASVISFLIEGIHPYDVGMVLDKLGIAVRTGHHCTQPIMDRFEIPGTVRASFAFYNTREEIDRLVEGLKRVKTMFA; encoded by the coding sequence ATGAGCACGGAGACTTTAGACATGGAAAAGATTCGGGAAGATTTTCCCATTCTGTCTGAGGAAGTCCACGGACAGCCCTTGGTATACTTTGATAATGCGGCAACGTCCCAGAAACCGACTCCCGTTATTGAAGCGATTACGCGGTACTACACACAGATCAACAGCAACATCCACCGCGGTGTCCACACCTTAAGCCAGAAGGCTACCGATGCTTTTGAGGAGACCCGCGAAAAGGTGAGAAAACACATCAATGCCGAGCATGCGCATGAGATCATTTTCACCAAAGGAACCACGGACGGAATTAACCTTGTGGCCTCTAGCTTTGGTCAACACTTCATCGGAGAGGGAGAGGAAGTGATCATTACGAATATGGAACACCACAGCAACATTGTGCCGTGGCAGTTGATCTGCGCTCAGCGCGGGGCTCGACTGAAAATCGTTCCGATTTCGGACAAGGGTGAATTGGATCTAGAGACCTTCCGCAAAATGCTGAATAAGAATACCGCTCTTGTAGCCGTGAATCACATCAGCAATTCTTTGGGCACCATCAATCCGGTAAAAGAGATTACCGAAGCCGCACATGAAGTTGGGGCGGCCGTTCTGATTGACGGCGCTCAAAGCGCACCTCATATGCCCATTGATGTTCAGGATATCGGAGCGGACTTTTACACCTTCTCAGCCCATAAAATGTGCGGACCAACTGGACTTGGGGTTCTCTACGGCCGCGAAGAATGGCTGGAAAAAATGCCTCCCTACCAAGGCGGTGGAGAAATGATCAAGGAAGTGTTCTTGGACCACAGCACTTGGGCGGACCTTCCGCACAAGTTTGAAGCTGGAACACCCAACATATCCGAAGTTGTTGCCTTCGGTACCGCTCTAGACTATCTGAATGAAATCGGATGGGAGGCCATCGAAGCACAAGAGCGCGACCTACTGGAATACGGTACAGCGCGTCTTTCGGAAATTGAAGGACTCAAGATCTACGGGGAAGCGGACCAAAAGGCCAGTGTAATCTCATTTTTGATTGAGGGCATTCACCCTTATGATGTGGGAATGGTCTTGGACAAATTGGGAATCGCTGTACGTACCGGACACCACTGTACCCAGCCCATTATGGATCGCTTTGAGATTCCCGGAACGGTTCGGGCTAGTTTCGCTTTCTACAATACCCGTGAAGAGATTGACCGTCTGGTCGAAGGCCTGAAACGTGTAAAAACCATGTTTGCCTGA
- the sufD gene encoding Fe-S cluster assembly protein SufD, translated as MALKEDIIHSFMAFEASLNGHSKSPIHKIRSEAFDRFEKLGFPNQKNEDWKYTSLIPITKREYSFKPNADEALEYKDVKKYFVHDIDSYRIVFVDGMFSSWLSNLPSKDFHVGCLCDALERNTPVVKEYFSKIASDENDGLLAMNTSFAYEGALIEVPDNVTVTKPVQVVYFSSVRERDFMVQPRNLIVVGKNAEVELIERHQSLGEDNVTFTNTVTEIYAHQDARLTLYKIQNDVSSASLIDTTTVVQEGRSNVSIGTFSTGGQFLRNNLRFTFAGEYAEANLNGISLLDGRQHVDHHTTVDHAVPNCQSNELYKGIFDEKSHGVFNGSVIVRQDAQKTNAFQQNDNVLLTDTATIDSKPQLEIYADDVKCSHGCTIGQLDKDALFYLKSRGIGDREAKAALLYAFKHDAMELVKIPALRKRLNRIIANKLNVDIDFEL; from the coding sequence GTGGCACTGAAAGAAGATATCATACACTCCTTCATGGCCTTTGAAGCGAGTTTGAATGGGCACTCTAAATCGCCCATCCACAAGATTCGCTCTGAGGCTTTTGATCGATTCGAAAAATTGGGCTTCCCCAATCAAAAGAACGAAGACTGGAAGTACACGTCTTTGATTCCCATCACCAAACGGGAATATTCCTTCAAACCCAACGCCGATGAGGCATTGGAATACAAGGACGTCAAGAAATACTTCGTGCACGACATTGACTCTTATCGTATTGTATTTGTCGACGGGATGTTTAGCTCATGGCTTTCCAACTTACCGAGCAAGGACTTTCACGTAGGCTGTCTCTGCGATGCACTGGAGCGGAATACTCCGGTGGTTAAAGAGTACTTCTCGAAGATTGCTTCAGACGAAAATGACGGGCTTTTGGCCATGAACACGTCCTTTGCCTATGAAGGTGCCCTCATTGAAGTTCCAGACAATGTAACGGTTACCAAACCGGTCCAAGTCGTTTACTTCAGCTCTGTTCGAGAGCGAGATTTTATGGTACAGCCACGCAACTTGATTGTCGTGGGCAAGAATGCCGAAGTCGAGCTTATTGAACGACATCAAAGCCTCGGCGAAGACAATGTGACGTTTACCAACACCGTCACCGAGATCTATGCCCATCAAGATGCACGCCTGACTCTGTACAAAATTCAGAACGATGTATCCTCAGCGAGCTTGATCGACACGACAACGGTTGTTCAAGAAGGACGATCAAACGTGTCTATTGGAACGTTTTCAACGGGCGGTCAATTTTTGCGTAACAACCTGCGATTCACCTTTGCGGGTGAATATGCCGAAGCCAACCTGAACGGAATTTCTCTGTTGGACGGGCGTCAGCACGTAGATCATCATACTACTGTGGATCACGCAGTGCCGAATTGCCAATCCAACGAACTCTACAAGGGTATCTTCGACGAGAAGAGTCACGGTGTTTTCAATGGTTCGGTGATCGTTCGTCAAGACGCGCAGAAGACCAATGCCTTCCAGCAAAATGACAACGTACTGCTGACAGATACGGCTACTATTGATAGCAAACCGCAGCTGGAGATTTACGCAGATGACGTAAAGTGCAGTCACGGATGCACCATCGGTCAGTTAGACAAGGACGCCTTGTTCTACCTGAAAAGCCGAGGAATTGGAGATCGGGAGGCCAAGGCAGCTCTTCTATATGCCTTCAAGCACGATGCTATGGAACTGGTGAAAATTCCGGCCCTGCGCAAGCGCCTCAACCGCATCATTGCCAATAAACTGAATGTGGATATTGATTTCGAGCTATGA
- the sufC gene encoding Fe-S cluster assembly ATPase SufC — translation MLKIDNLKASVEGKDILKGINLEVHPGEVHAIMGPNGSGKSTLSSVIAGREDYEVDGGSVRFLKEDLLDMEPEERAHLGVFLSFQYPVEIPGVTVTNFIKTAINETRKAKGLDPMSAKDMLKMMREKMELLEMDRKFLNRSLNEGFSGGEKKRNEIFQMAMLEPKLAILDETDSGLDIDALRIVANGVNKLKSQDNAVIVITHYQRLLNYIVPDFVHVLMDGQIVKSGDKSLALEIEEKGYDWIKQELAETV, via the coding sequence ATGCTTAAAATAGACAACCTCAAAGCCTCAGTTGAAGGCAAAGATATTCTCAAGGGCATCAACCTTGAAGTCCACCCCGGTGAAGTTCACGCCATCATGGGACCTAACGGTAGTGGAAAGTCAACCTTATCCTCCGTTATTGCCGGTCGAGAAGACTATGAAGTGGACGGAGGTTCAGTTCGCTTCTTGAAAGAAGACCTACTTGATATGGAGCCAGAAGAGCGAGCACACCTAGGAGTGTTTCTCTCTTTCCAATACCCGGTTGAAATTCCTGGAGTAACGGTAACCAACTTCATCAAAACAGCCATCAACGAGACGCGTAAAGCGAAAGGATTGGATCCAATGTCTGCCAAAGACATGCTCAAAATGATGCGCGAGAAGATGGAACTCTTGGAGATGGATCGCAAATTCCTGAATCGCTCCTTGAACGAAGGATTTAGCGGTGGAGAAAAGAAGCGTAACGAGATCTTCCAAATGGCCATGCTCGAACCCAAGCTGGCTATCCTTGACGAAACCGACTCAGGGCTGGATATTGATGCTTTGCGTATTGTGGCGAACGGGGTCAACAAACTCAAAAGCCAAGACAACGCCGTTATTGTCATTACACACTACCAGCGCTTACTGAACTACATTGTCCCGGATTTTGTACACGTCTTGATGGACGGTCAAATCGTCAAGTCTGGAGACAAAAGCCTGGCCCTCGAAATTGAGGAGAAAGGGTACGACTGGATCAAACAAGAACTCGCAGAAACCGTTTAA
- the sufB gene encoding Fe-S cluster assembly protein SufB, producing the protein MSDENKVLEEVTTSEYKYGFYTDIENDAIPPGLSEDVIRLISSKKEEPEWMLEWRLNAFRKWSKMKEPNWQKVQYERPDYQAITYYSAPKKKEGPDSLEEVDPELLKTFERLGISLEEQKRLTGVAVDVVVDSSSVATSFKEKLGELGIIFCSMGEAIKEHPELVRKYLGTVVPVTDNFFAALNSAVFSDGSFCYIPKGVRCPMELSTYFRINAAGTGQFERTLVVAEDSSYVSYLEGCTAPQRDENQLHAAVVELVALDNAEIKYSTVQNWYPGDKDGKGGVYNFVTKRGICHENAKISWTQVETGSAVTWKYPSCILKGDNSIGEFYSVAVTSNRQQADTGTKMIHIGKNTKSTIIAKGISAGHSDGSYRGLVKIMKNASNARNFSQCDSLLMGDKCGAHTFPYIEVKNDSAQIEHEATTSKIGEDQIFYCKQRGLGEEEAIALIVNGYVKEVLNKLPMEFAVEAQKLLEISLEGSVG; encoded by the coding sequence ATGAGTGACGAAAATAAAGTCTTAGAAGAGGTAACCACCTCGGAATACAAATACGGCTTCTATACCGATATAGAAAACGATGCCATTCCTCCAGGATTGAGCGAGGATGTCATTCGTTTGATTTCATCGAAAAAAGAAGAACCCGAGTGGATGCTGGAATGGCGCCTCAACGCCTTTCGGAAATGGTCCAAAATGAAGGAGCCCAACTGGCAAAAAGTCCAGTATGAGCGCCCGGACTACCAGGCCATCACCTATTATTCCGCACCCAAGAAGAAGGAAGGTCCAGATAGTTTGGAAGAAGTAGATCCCGAATTGCTCAAAACTTTTGAGCGCTTGGGAATTTCTTTGGAAGAGCAAAAGCGTTTGACGGGAGTTGCCGTGGACGTGGTGGTGGATTCCTCATCTGTAGCCACGAGCTTTAAAGAAAAACTGGGTGAGCTTGGAATTATCTTTTGCTCGATGGGTGAAGCCATCAAGGAGCATCCAGAGCTCGTGCGCAAATACTTAGGTACGGTTGTTCCCGTAACGGATAACTTCTTCGCCGCCTTGAACTCGGCTGTATTCTCGGATGGCTCTTTCTGCTACATTCCTAAGGGTGTTCGTTGCCCTATGGAGCTGAGCACCTACTTCCGCATCAACGCGGCGGGTACGGGTCAATTTGAGCGCACCTTGGTCGTGGCTGAAGACAGCAGCTATGTGAGTTACTTGGAAGGGTGTACCGCACCTCAACGGGACGAAAACCAACTACACGCAGCCGTAGTAGAGCTCGTGGCTCTAGACAATGCGGAAATCAAATATTCCACCGTTCAGAACTGGTATCCAGGAGACAAAGACGGAAAAGGTGGGGTCTACAACTTTGTGACCAAGCGCGGAATTTGTCACGAAAATGCAAAAATCAGCTGGACACAAGTGGAAACGGGCTCGGCCGTAACATGGAAGTACCCTTCTTGCATCTTGAAGGGTGATAATTCCATCGGTGAGTTCTATTCCGTTGCGGTGACCAGTAATCGCCAACAGGCGGATACAGGGACCAAGATGATCCACATTGGAAAGAACACCAAGAGTACCATCATCGCCAAAGGTATCTCCGCTGGTCATTCGGACGGTAGTTACCGAGGATTGGTGAAGATCATGAAGAATGCTTCGAATGCCCGGAACTTCTCGCAATGTGACTCACTCCTCATGGGTGACAAATGCGGGGCACATACCTTCCCGTATATCGAAGTCAAAAACGACAGCGCACAAATTGAACACGAGGCCACGACCTCAAAAATCGGTGAAGATCAAATCTTCTACTGCAAGCAGCGCGGACTAGGAGAGGAAGAGGCCATCGCCCTAATTGTGAACGGCTACGTAAAAGAAGTCCTCAACAAACTTCCTATGGAGTTCGCGGTAGAAGCCCAAAAGCTTCTGGAGATCAGCTTGGAAGGAAGCGTTGGTTAA
- a CDS encoding iron-sulfur cluster assembly accessory protein, producing MIQVSDTAKDKLIQLMAEEGGTVTDSYLRVGVTSGGCSGLSYELKIDRDMGDADKLFEDKGIRIVVEKKSFLYLVGTTLEYSGGLNGKGFFFNNPNASRTCGCGESFAV from the coding sequence ATGATTCAAGTCTCTGACACGGCCAAAGACAAGCTGATCCAGCTTATGGCGGAAGAAGGAGGCACTGTGACCGACAGCTACTTGCGCGTCGGGGTTACCAGTGGCGGCTGTTCGGGCTTGTCGTATGAGCTCAAAATCGATAGAGATATGGGCGATGCGGACAAGCTATTTGAAGACAAGGGTATTCGGATCGTGGTCGAGAAGAAAAGCTTCTTGTACCTAGTCGGTACAACGCTCGAATACAGCGGAGGTCTGAACGGCAAAGGATTCTTTTTTAACAATCCGAATGCTTCACGCACCTGTGGTTGCGGTGAAAGCTTCGCGGTCTAA
- the thiL gene encoding thiamine-phosphate kinase produces the protein MLEDKNPKRTPLSELGEFGLIDHLTQNFPLQNSTSVHGIGDDAAVISGGDEKSKVVTTDMLVEGVHFDLSYVPLKHLGYKSMVINFSDVYAMNAVPEQVTVGIAVSNRFPVEALEEIYDGMHAACTRYGVDLVGGDTTSSTSGLILSITAIGSAPKDEVVLRSTAQENDLLVVSGDLGGAYMGLQVLEREKAVFKENPNMQPDLQGHEYVLERQLKPEARKDIPELLRQLEVKPTAMIDVSDGLSSEALHLARKSGLGVRLYEDKFPIDPGVLRLCDEFQLDPTVPVLNGGEDYELLFTVPQEDFDKIKGNPDLTVVGHMTKEEAYYLISKDSKAHPLNAQGWDALLKKEKE, from the coding sequence ATGCTTGAAGACAAAAACCCAAAACGCACTCCACTGTCGGAATTAGGCGAGTTTGGATTGATCGACCATTTGACCCAAAATTTCCCTTTGCAAAACAGCACCTCGGTCCACGGAATCGGGGATGATGCTGCCGTCATTTCTGGAGGGGATGAGAAGTCCAAAGTGGTCACCACGGATATGTTGGTGGAAGGGGTTCATTTCGATTTGAGCTACGTGCCGTTAAAGCACTTGGGATACAAGTCGATGGTCATCAATTTCAGTGACGTTTATGCCATGAATGCTGTCCCTGAACAAGTGACGGTCGGTATTGCGGTGAGTAATCGCTTTCCAGTGGAAGCGTTGGAGGAAATCTACGACGGAATGCACGCCGCTTGCACCCGATATGGGGTTGATTTGGTGGGTGGAGACACTACATCCAGCACTTCAGGTCTCATTTTGAGCATAACCGCTATTGGCTCTGCTCCGAAGGATGAGGTGGTCTTGCGATCAACGGCACAGGAAAATGACCTCCTCGTGGTTTCTGGTGATTTGGGGGGCGCTTATATGGGACTCCAAGTGCTTGAGCGCGAAAAGGCCGTGTTCAAAGAAAACCCCAACATGCAACCGGACCTTCAAGGCCACGAATACGTTTTGGAGCGGCAGTTAAAGCCCGAAGCGCGGAAAGATATTCCCGAGTTGCTGCGACAATTAGAAGTCAAACCAACGGCGATGATCGATGTAAGCGACGGATTGAGCAGCGAAGCCTTGCATCTGGCCCGGAAGAGCGGGCTCGGCGTTCGCTTGTATGAAGATAAATTTCCCATTGACCCCGGAGTGCTGCGATTGTGCGATGAGTTCCAGTTGGATCCGACCGTTCCTGTATTGAATGGGGGAGAGGATTACGAGTTGCTGTTTACCGTTCCTCAAGAAGACTTCGACAAGATCAAAGGTAATCCGGATCTCACTGTGGTAGGCCACATGACCAAGGAAGAAGCGTACTACTTAATCAGCAAAGACAGCAAGGCACATCCGCTGAATGCTCAGGGTTGGGATGCCCTTCTCAAGAAAGAAAAAGAATAA
- a CDS encoding alpha/beta hydrolase: MAVFPTSSHRYPLGEGEVSYLRADYEGSGTTIWIHGFLEHSLMWTPLWESLRLDGTHILIDLPGHGNTDSFSNTHSMDFMAECVELALRDAEITGPVRLIGHSMGGYTALAYAERYPERVQALMLYHSTAYPDNEEKKVQRDRAVKAIEEGRVMFIKEAVRNLFAADLREEKSAEIEQATQWAIQTDPRGIAAAMRGMRDRPDRRELFTASPNAFAVVGMLDPAVDAQREVSFLEQESRVETIILPQAGHMSHLEETDAAVQALQDFLDKSA; this comes from the coding sequence ATGGCTGTTTTCCCCACCAGCAGTCACCGCTATCCCCTTGGAGAGGGAGAAGTCTCTTACCTGCGCGCCGATTACGAGGGCTCTGGAACCACCATTTGGATTCACGGATTTCTAGAGCACAGCTTGATGTGGACGCCGCTTTGGGAGAGCCTACGGCTCGATGGCACCCACATCCTCATTGATCTCCCCGGCCACGGAAATACGGATTCCTTTTCCAATACGCACAGCATGGATTTCATGGCGGAGTGCGTGGAATTAGCGCTTCGCGACGCCGAAATCACCGGACCCGTCCGGCTCATTGGTCACTCTATGGGTGGATACACTGCATTGGCCTATGCCGAGCGCTATCCAGAGCGCGTACAGGCGCTGATGCTCTACCACAGCACCGCCTATCCAGACAATGAGGAGAAAAAGGTCCAACGCGACCGCGCCGTCAAGGCCATTGAGGAGGGTCGAGTGATGTTTATCAAGGAGGCCGTTCGCAATCTTTTTGCCGCCGATTTGCGGGAAGAGAAATCCGCAGAGATTGAGCAAGCTACCCAGTGGGCCATTCAAACCGATCCGCGTGGAATTGCAGCGGCCATGAGGGGAATGAGGGATCGTCCCGATCGCCGAGAGCTGTTCACCGCTTCACCCAATGCCTTCGCTGTGGTGGGTATGCTGGATCCGGCTGTAGATGCGCAAAGGGAGGTTTCTTTTCTGGAACAGGAGTCGCGCGTGGAGACCATCATCCTGCCGCAGGCAGGACATATGAGTCATCTAGAAGAAACGGACGCTGCGGTTCAAGCCCTCCAAGATTTTCTGGACAAATCGGCCTAG
- a CDS encoding aminopeptidase P N-terminal domain-containing protein: MKYDPIPSSLFVKNRKRFTAQIKPNAVAIFNANDIYPTNADGTRSFIQHSDLFYLSGADQEETILVLFPDAYHESHREILFVKETNEHIAIWEGEKLTKERAREISGIQNIQWLDQFETIMKTIMSEATVVYLNGNEHLRQSNEVETRDDRFRKKIQEQYPLHRFDRSNPIMHQIRGVKQEEETALMAATCALDVQAYKRVMKFVKPGVMEYEIEAEFAHEFLSHRSRGFGYDPIIASGANACVLHYIENNQECKDGDLLLMDVGCELANYKSDITRTIPVNGRFTQRQKDVYNAVLRVQKDSLDLLRPGNQLHEYHKEVGKLMESELLGLGLIDKTDIKNQDPKWPAYKKYFMHGTSHYLGLDVHDYGLWDVKMEVGNCFTCEPGIYILEEGIGIRIEDDVLITENGLINFTEGAPKEVEEIEEYMNA, translated from the coding sequence ATGAAATACGATCCCATCCCATCCAGTCTGTTCGTCAAGAATAGAAAACGCTTCACTGCGCAGATCAAACCCAATGCCGTGGCCATCTTCAATGCCAACGATATCTACCCGACCAATGCGGATGGTACGCGATCGTTCATTCAGCACAGCGACCTCTTCTACTTGAGCGGAGCTGACCAAGAAGAGACCATCTTGGTGCTCTTCCCCGACGCCTACCACGAAAGTCACAGAGAAATTCTGTTCGTGAAGGAAACCAACGAGCACATCGCCATTTGGGAGGGTGAAAAACTCACCAAGGAACGCGCTCGTGAAATCAGCGGCATTCAGAATATTCAGTGGCTCGATCAGTTCGAGACCATTATGAAAACCATCATGTCGGAAGCGACCGTGGTATACCTCAACGGAAACGAACACCTGCGTCAAAGCAACGAAGTGGAAACGCGTGATGACCGCTTCCGCAAGAAGATTCAAGAGCAGTACCCCCTTCACCGATTCGATCGCTCCAACCCCATCATGCATCAAATTCGCGGCGTCAAGCAGGAGGAAGAAACAGCTTTGATGGCGGCTACATGTGCGCTCGACGTACAAGCCTACAAACGCGTAATGAAGTTCGTGAAGCCAGGCGTTATGGAGTACGAAATTGAAGCGGAGTTCGCCCATGAATTTCTGAGTCATCGCTCACGCGGATTTGGCTACGACCCCATCATTGCCAGCGGCGCCAACGCCTGTGTCCTACACTACATTGAGAACAATCAAGAGTGCAAGGATGGCGATCTCCTTTTAATGGATGTCGGTTGTGAATTGGCCAACTACAAGAGCGACATCACCCGTACGATTCCCGTAAATGGGCGATTTACACAGCGACAAAAAGACGTGTACAACGCCGTGCTTCGTGTCCAAAAAGATTCCTTGGACCTACTGCGCCCGGGCAATCAGCTGCACGAATACCACAAAGAAGTCGGTAAACTCATGGAGTCCGAGCTCCTGGGCTTGGGGCTCATTGATAAAACCGATATCAAGAATCAGGACCCCAAATGGCCGGCGTACAAGAAGTACTTCATGCACGGAACCAGCCATTACTTGGGACTGGATGTGCACGATTACGGATTGTGGGATGTGAAAATGGAAGTGGGCAACTGTTTTACCTGCGAACCGGGAATTTACATCCTCGAAGAGGGCATCGGGATCCGCATCGAAGACGATGTGTTGATCACCGAAAATGGCCTGATCAACTTCACGGAAGGAGCCCCGAAAGAGGTCGAAGAAATCGAGGAATACATGAACGCCTAA
- a CDS encoding succinate dehydrogenase cytochrome b subunit gives MSNSGLLGSSLVKKYWMAATGLFLCLFLIGHLAGNLQLFIPGYEGKLAFNEYAVFMTTNPAIKLLSYLTYFSILFHAVDGILLTRQNRAARPDRYVMEKSSVNSNWSSRNMAFLGIITLAYIVFHMADFWYEYKFGEMAYMTNESGWVMTKESVAVEAGVVRDGHVFDTAGMDMGPAMKDLHGEVVEAFKVWWIVLAYVIGMIAIAFHLWHGVQSAFQSIGVNHEHYTPTIKKVGAAFAVGVPVLFGLIPVYLFFV, from the coding sequence ATGAGTAACTCTGGATTGCTAGGATCTTCGTTAGTCAAAAAATATTGGATGGCCGCGACCGGCCTGTTCCTCTGTTTGTTTTTGATCGGCCACTTGGCCGGAAACTTACAGCTCTTTATCCCCGGATATGAAGGCAAGCTGGCCTTCAATGAATACGCGGTTTTCATGACCACGAACCCGGCGATCAAATTGCTTTCATACTTGACTTATTTCTCTATTCTCTTCCACGCGGTGGATGGAATCCTTCTGACTCGCCAGAACCGGGCAGCGCGGCCTGATCGCTACGTGATGGAGAAGTCTTCGGTCAACAGTAACTGGAGTAGCCGCAACATGGCCTTCTTGGGCATTATTACGCTGGCTTACATTGTATTTCACATGGCCGATTTCTGGTATGAGTACAAATTCGGTGAGATGGCCTACATGACCAACGAATCCGGATGGGTTATGACCAAAGAAAGCGTTGCTGTTGAAGCTGGAGTAGTTCGTGATGGACACGTTTTCGATACGGCCGGAATGGATATGGGTCCAGCAATGAAGGATCTCCACGGAGAGGTGGTAGAGGCCTTCAAGGTGTGGTGGATTGTCTTGGCCTATGTGATTGGAATGATCGCTATTGCTTTCCACTTGTGGCACGGCGTACAGAGCGCTTTCCAGTCTATTGGAGTCAACCACGAGCACTACACACCGACCATCAAGAAAGTGGGCGCGGCCTTTGCCGTAGGAGTACCGGTTCTTTTCGGACTCATCCCGGTTTACTTGTTCTTTGTTTAA